Part of the Denticeps clupeoides chromosome 3, fDenClu1.1, whole genome shotgun sequence genome, CCCGTGAACTCCACGGGATCTGCCCTCAACAAAAATGGCCGCAGTGGCGCAGCCCAAGTGCCCGCCTCCGCCAATCGAAGAACAGCTACTTTCGCGGTTAGCCGAGTGGACCAACCAAATGGCACGTCTCTGAACTTCAGTGAAGCAACGGTGCCACAAGATGTGGTAGATACTAAGCTAATTTTCCCATCAAGGTGTAGTTTTCACCACGGGCCGGGGTTTAACGGGAATGTAGAAAGCGTGGATTCGCTTGATCTTGCGCGTAAACAAACACAACAGGTAATGTCGTTTTGTCACTCGCGttggagaaaatgacaaaccAGCCGTCGCGATTGATCCCGATGTGCCAGATATGCCGGTGGCACGAAAGGCAGCGCGTTACTGTGGCAACATTAGAGATGGGGGATGCACATGGTCTGGATTCATGAAAGAATGGATCAAAATTGCGCTCTGTCTATTTATTTAAGGCTAAGGAAAACGGGATATCAgtaggtaataataataacgcggTGTATTAATGGAAAGCCTGTGGAAATTGAGAAAGGAAACGTGACTGAAGGGATATTAAAACATCCAAATTGTACAATCATAATGAAATGGCCCTTAAGCCAGTAGTATTTAAATGCTCCCTGAATTAAGCACAAAAAAGAATGCCCTTGTGGATGAATTTTTAGGATCTCATTGGTTTAGTAGAGACTTGTGATTTCTTCCCACTGTGTGCAATGTTGTGATGTTTCTATTTGAATAGACTTACTTGTATCttgatctatctatctatctatctatctatctatctatctatctatctatctatctatcagtAACATGACCTTGACAAGAGGATCTTTTACCTACTCCAACGGTGAAGAATACCACGGCGAATGGAAAGAAGGCAAGTGGTTATCCTTACCATTACTGAACTTAACTATATGCAAGAGCAGCAAACTTGATTTTGAGGGAAACCAGTATGGCATGCCATGTTGACTTTACCAAGTTGCTTGTGATAAGAGGATTCCTGCAGATTCGCATCTATGTAATGCCATATGTGCAGCAGGTGCTAATATCTGAACTCGTGCTTCACCAGAAATGCCAGAATGCCAGTTGTTGGCTCCCAGGGCAAATGGTCAACAGAGTTAgcagagtttacatttacagaattaatCAGACATCCTTATACAGAGCAcattacaaccagtagttagagggactgttgccctgaagacactcagggttatgtcttgctcagggacacaatggtagtaagtgagatttgaacctgtgacttagtggtcgtctggttcataggcaagtgtcttaccagCCCTCATGTAGTGCAACTGTCCAACCAGTCTCGACTAAATGCTGTCCTTTGTTGTTTCTCGATCAATGAGGCAACAAAGAGGTAGAGCCACCTTATGTTTCCACGGAGACCAATTTCTTCCATTATATGATTTTTCATCCAGTTTCTTTTTAGAAGATTGATGTACATTTGCAGACAGCaatttattttgtctgtttttacaaatgattgaaatgaaagtgaagtgtaatagtcattgtgatacactgcagcacagaacatggtgacacaacaaacgttgtcctctgcttttaacccatcacctttggtgagcagaggcagccatgacaggcgcctgggagtagtgtgtggggacggtgctttgctcagtggattcaggattcaaactagcaaccttctgattacaggttcgtttccttacccgctaggcctccactgccccgaTATGATTGTATCTTTACAATAACCTAAAAAACATGCCTTTGACTACATTTAAGCACAGTTTTCAGTCTGCTCAAATCCTTAACCTAAAGCTGTATGTTCACCACTTCAAGTATTTAGGGATAATCTGACATTTAAATACCAGTAGGGTGGGGGAAGGGTTTTGGGGGCAGAATTACATGGGAAACAAATCTCATGTGAGATTGGGTACACTGTGGCTCCTTCCCACAGAAAGGGAGGGAGCAAGTCTccagtttaaaagaaaaaaaaatcatagcaAAATCAAATGTGTGTGATCAATGTGATCAACTGGTTATCCATGTACACATTCTCAGTCTTCAAGCTCAGTTTAGTCTGCAAAGTttggtatacacacacaattgccatttcattataatgaactattatttatttacaccatAGAAGCTTTGGTTCTATTGACTGGCATTATAAAAGCCTCACAAAATTAGCCAAATCCCATTTAGCTGAAAACCGTGACCTAATACAAGATTGGCCCGGCATAGTACTAAGAAGCGCTGAACAGATTAAACTCAGAACAGATTTAGGAAGTCAAACTTAAAGGCGGCTATGCATTGCCTGTTACTTCCATTGAGCTAAACCACTGATGTGGTTTCAGAAATATTCTGAACAAAATCGTTACTTTTTGCAACTAAAAAAGACTGCACTGCCATCTGCTTTAATTCCCTTCTCCATGGCTCTGCCGCTTGGGAAAATCTCGATGGACGGCCTAAAAAGAAAGCAGCAAAAGCAACAGAGCACATGAGCAATAGTGCAAGACTTTTAAATGTCATCTTCTGAAATCTTCTGGCACtccattattcattatttttatggTGGAGATCAAACATTATAATTATCTCATTTGATGTTGTTTTAATTTTGGGAGTGCTTAATGTTTAAACAGCATTaccaatatataaaaaaaaaacttgcactGGAGAAAGAGATATTAACCCATTTcttgtatttaataaaatgttcttataAGTTAAACCTTGCCTTTGTCTCAGATATATGATGAACATGTTCATAGGGCTTGTATCTTAACTGACCATCTATGCTGATCTAGTTATGCAGGTATGAAACAGACTATAAagtatgaggggccgtttaggaaatatttcagacttttgttacacaaacacatgtgaaacacacacacattcacatatgaaattgacaagcatgcatttatagtactgaaaactcgcacacacacatatgaaacactcacacagatacaggtgaaaaccacacacacacacacatatgaaatgctcacacagatacaggtgaaaaggtctcttatgtaacaaacaaaaatttaacttaaactgtgttaaaggcccataaaaagtaaagtgaatgtcattgtgatacacatcagcacagcaaacggtgcacacagtgaaaggtgtcctctaaatttaaccatcacacttggtgagcagtgggcagctataacaggctcccggggaacagtgtgtggggacggtgctttgctcagtggcacgttggcgtCTCGGGATTcgaaaatggcaaccttctgattacctgattagctaggccaccactgctccatgagctaaatgaaaaaaatgaaaaatatttgaatattcataGGAGGCGCGCTGTGGCTGGTAGCGCGGCGGCGCTCGGGAGACAGAATCTTCCGTCAGGAAGGGAGAGCGGCGCCGCGACCCGGTTTGGACTGCGCACGCGCAAAATACAATTACAGTTTATTGAATCGGGTCGCCAAAATAGAATCCATAGAAccgacttccggatatagtgaaatgccttccggatttactgaaatgacttccggatatagtgaaaattaaaatttttgtttgttacataagagtccatcacatgtatctgtctgagcatttcatatgtgtgtgtgtgcttttcacctgtatctgtgtgagtgtttcatatgtttgtgtggttttcacatgtatctgtgtgagcatttcatatgtgtgtgtgcatgctttcacctgtatctgtgtgagtgtttcatatgtgtgtgtgcgagttttcagtactataaatgcatgcttgtcagtttcatatgtgaatgtgtgtgtgtttcacatgtgtttgtgtaacaaaagtttgaaatatttcctaaacggcccctcataatAAAGCAAGGATGTACGTCACTGTGGACAAGAGCATCTGCtcaatgccataaatgtaaaatgtaacaatgtacaGGTCCCTGTTTTATCACTAAAGTAGATTCTGTCAAGGTGTGGACTCCACAAGGCAtctgaatgtgtttttctgaTACATCACACAGAAGTTTGATGCTACTGTCTGTTTTCTGGTAAATTTGGAGGCCAAGACACAACGTTCCTCGGTTTTGTGTATTTCCTCTGTATCATTGGAGCAGCCTGGTTAACCCTCACTTCCCACACATGTCATACTTGGGTCCCCATCTTTGTTCCTGCTTTCAACACATCAGGTTTAAGAACAgactgttcacttgctgccaCCTCTTGATAGACAACAATGATCAGTGATATGTtcagtagcctagttggtaagacaccagaagagcaccaagtcacaggtttaaaccccacttgccacctttatgtccctgagcaagactcttaaccctgagcgtctccatgggaactgtcccagtaactactgataaaggaatctgataaattctgtaaaggTTCACTTAACCTGCCTGTGGacttaatgttgtggctgattgttgtttaaattgattgattgtttATTTGAATAATGTATAAAGTGGAAAGGTCATATTATTGAAAAGAACAGATTAGGAGCAGTCAGACAGTACAGATCTGAAAACAACTAACACCCGAGGTGATCTGCAAGTGATGAGTGCAGCTCAACAACTGTTCACCCCAAATTAATGGGAATCACCATTGCAGACTACGTGTCCTGAGCTGACTGCACCTTCAACCTTCTGAGAAGACTAGGAAGAGTTGCTGGTCCTGCTTTTACAGCGAGCATCTCGCCTACCTGAATGAAAGTCTGGTACAGCAGGTGCACCATAACTGCCAAAACCAGCAGCCTCAAGGACATCACTCATCAGATCcgataaaaaagaaataaaaaatgccttCTTCCAATCATTATTTCTCAAAGTTTCTGTCatcattttataatataaaataaaaattactgagcactaatgcaaaaataattaaatacactGTCATATTcctttattttatacatattatttttttctttagttttaagtgtttttaataaacattttgaaaaaaaaaaaaaaacattacaaacacaGTAGAAACAGTTAAAAATATGCTCTGAAAAAACTACCttcaaaatagttttttaaaaaacacaatgtctCCACAACTTATGACCCAAAGAACACATTGCCTAATGGCACCGATTAAAAGTTAACTTGATTTTAGCCCTTCCATCAAAATGTACTGAGACCTGCGGAACAGCGAGAGTATTTTACCCTTCTTTCTAGTCTACGAAATCTGTTCAGTCTTAAAACCCCTCTCAGATTAGGGAGCGGGTAGCACTCTAAGAGCCGACAGATGGAGGCCTAATTTAGTAAACCATTAgttggcagagagagagagagagagagagagagactcagcCTCCCTCCTCATTTCCCAGGCCATTCAACCCCTCAAACAAGTCTGAACCAATCAGCTGTTGctggaaaaactttttttcttgcttGTGTTAATTACATGAACATGTCATGTACAACATTATGCATCTATATATaggttcttcttcttttttttactgctgtggTATTGCAATTTTGCATATAAGTAACTTGAAGTGCATCACTAAATCAATAAGTCACGGATAGCTGTGAGTTATGGtgattttattatgtttaaGGGATAAATTTATGCTTAAATACACTGCCTGTtagtaaaaaaatcaatacaaactGTTCATATGAACATATTATTGTTTCCTAGCAACAAATCAAACCCTATCCACTTTATCCCTGAGTAACTAGTGTGTGCCACTATAATGACCAATCTGATTAGAGCTTCCGATCGATTCCGATCTGTCCAAAAGTATAAGGAATTCAACTGGCAGATGTTTGAATCAAGAGCTATAAGaatggggtgctagtagcctagtgggtaacacactcgcctatgaaccagaagacccaggttcaaatctcacttactaccattgtgtccctgagcaagacacttaaccctaagttgctccagggggggactgtccctgtaactactagttgtaagtcgccctggataagggcgtctgataaatgccataaatgtaagtgtaaatgaaTAACATTATTCACTCTTATTTTCTTCCCCCCTCCTGGTGGTGGGGAGGTGCAGAAATCTTATCAATCAACTGTAAGGGAGTTAATAAGAGGATGTAGTAGGGTGttgagacactcgcctatgaaccagaagaaggttcaaaccccaattacaaccattgtgtccctgagcaagacactttaccctgggtgtctctagggggactgtccctgtcactactgatatgTCGATTCTACTGATGGTTTTTGCTTCTGGTTTTTGTCATTAAATGTGGTATTTTTCATCATGGTGTGTTTGTTGTATATTGTAGGTCTGAGACATGGTCTGGGCCAACTCACATTCGCTGATGGGACATGCTACACGGGACAGTTTGAGAATGGATTATTCAATGGCTACGGGATGCTGGTTTTCTTGGACGGTTCAAGGTTTGTGTTCAGTACCATGTGGTTAAAGAGggatgtaaaataataaatattactcTCATTCTGTAGTGTTAATCATTCGGAAAGTCAGCTGTGTAGAAATTTTCCCCAACAATAGAATGAAGCAATAGAATTTAACCAGTGACCACTGAAATGGGTTCCTGTGAAGTAAAGGGTGGGTGGGGCACCACCCAAAGGGTACCACCAGtataggttggtagtagcctaatgggaggcacacttgtctatgaaccagaagacccaggttctaaccccacttactaccattgtgtccctgagcaagacatagtctccaaggggactgtccctgtaactacaaatTATAAGGgccactggtggcctagtggttaaggaagcggccccgtaatcacaaggttgccgatttgaatcccgatccaccaaggtgccactaaggtgccactgagcaaagcaccgtccccacacactgctccccgggtgcttgtcatggctgcccactgctcaccaagggtgatggttaaaagcagttaaaagtgtgttgtgctgtgtatcacaatgacaatcactttctttcctttcttttttaagtagctctggataagagcatctgataaatgccttaaatgtgaaagtaaatgctgtaaaactcTGAATGTCACTATGGATTTGTGCACTAAATTGGCTTGACACTGAGTAAATTAATGCAAgaatttttcagcatttatttatgGCCAACAATTAACACTTTACAAACTTAAAAGAAAGTTGCGATTTAGCATTCACTGTGGGTTGTTCCTTAGCAACATCATTCAGGTAGCAGCTTGTGACCATAAACAATTTCATAAGTCAATGAAGTATTTCCAGAGTGCGCTGATAATTGTGATATTGTCACTCTTGGGATTcttcttaatttaaaaaatgtcaaatggtATTATCAGGGTTAAATTATGCCTAAAACAGACTGAATTTTATTTCTAGACATCAACAAATTTCAAATGCACATGTTAAAATAGATGTGTAACATGCAGCATCTGTGTTTGGCTGCACAGGTATGAGGGCGACTTTGCCCAAGGGAAGTTTCAGGGCGTCGGCGTCTTTACCCGCTTTGACGGCATGAGGTTTGAAGGAGAGTTCAAGAGTGGCTGTGTGGAAGGCTTCGGTAACTTTTATCCCCGCTGCCTGTCTCTGCTTCCTCCGAAACTCTTTTGCTCTCAAATGTGTTGATTGTGCCTTTATTTTTTACCCTTCATGTTACAACTTtgaagatgctgctgctgaggcAATCAACACATTTTTGATTTAGACTGTTTAGAGTCGATTTTGCCGGAAACAGGAGAAAATCATTGAAATAAACTTTGCTTGCAAGTAAgtgatgtgttaaaagtgttttaatacGGTAATGACAACTGTCACTCCACATAAAGTTTTGGAAGTTATCGTGAGGTAATGTCACTAGACATTAGAAACAGATTTATAGCCTCTTCCCCCTGTACTTATTCCTTGTTAGATTCTgttgaaaaattaattatgattGCTTGAAACGGAAATTTTGCAAATCTGTCATTTGACCCTCTCTGGCATAAACATCAGTGGATGTCATGCTCTGAAAGATTTTACTAATGTAGCTTTGACATTTTTTATGCCCATCAGTCTCCTTCCTTGTCATTACCGGAAATATGGAAGGGTGTCTTGTTGTTTCTTTCATAAATTTTTGATTAATGATTGAAATTATGAGAAACCGCAaacattcttttcatttttctagGGCTACTGACTTCGGCAGGTGAAGTCCAAGGCGTGTCTGTTCAGGAGGGCGTCTTCGAGAACAACCAGCTGCTGCGGAGAGAGCCATGCCAGCCTGTGGTGCAGCGGGCACAGGCAGCTGCTGCCAAAGCCCGCAGTCTGAGCCAATGACAAAAGGAACATGCCCAAAAGTCCagcatcactcactcactcactcactctctccatCACTCATCTTCAGTCTTTAGTCAAGACCAAGTCCAATCAAGCAAAGTCACACAGGCATAGGCAAGAACAATCTGCTGCATACAGCCCATGACACTGCACTGCACGGTACAGAGGTTTTCTCTGGCCAGCAGAGCCTCTCTACAAAGATGATAAAACAGGCCTTTGGTGTTTGGAAGGTGGGAGGCATGTCGACTCCATGTCCAGTCCTGCTAACCACTCAGTGTTTTCGTCATGTCCTGAACAAAGAAAAGGAATTTGCGGGCACATCCACACCTGTTCCcattagcaaaaaaaacataatgaaaaaAGCCACCAGCTTTATTAATCTTCTTCCATTCCTAGCTCCACTCACTTCATCATCGCATTCTGTCCataaatgtttgtgtatgtgaatTGCTTGGCACTTTGCAGCATGCCCATTGTTCCTGTTGCCCACTTCCTGCGTTCTTTTCACCACGTCCATCTCTTCGGCCCACCTGTATGTTTTCCAAGTATGTCTTTGTCCCTTCCTTTACATATATATCATGTTTACACATATCTGGTTGTGGTTGGTGCTATGATAACACCACGTTTGCCTACACCTAAGTGGATCACCACTGTGCCACTGACCACTGATCAGTCCAGCCAATCACGTGCTCACCCCTCTACTATCCAAAGGCATCAATTTGTTTCTTCACTTGGCTTCAGAACCCTTTAATGCttgaaaaaaggatgaaaaggaTGGTGAACCATCTTGGCACTGGTATGACCTCACCGTAGTTGGGCATCGCCTCCGTCGCATCACCGATGCTACTTCAGGGATGTCATTCTTTCTCACTGGGATTGTTTTATGCTAATCACATGAAAATAGCATAAGGCAAAGTGAGCAGCCCACCATGACCACTGGTGCATATGTAAATCACATGGAGTTTAAAGGCTGGAGGTGGGGGGCTGACTGCTTACGTTACTGACCTCAGTGCTCCTTTATTTATTCACACTTTGTGGCACTAGATCTTTGGACCTGTCTGCATATATGTGTTAAAATTGATTACAGAGCCATATTGATGTTGTTTTGACAATAGCGCACAGCCAGGTTAAGCAAATGAAGTCCTTTACCACAGATTTGAAAAGAAATTACATTAGATTTGCCTCTGATGGACTGTGACTTGAAGAACCTTGGTATTGTGCATAACACCAAGCCTTGAAAGCTGAGTTTTTGGATACATTgcatcattttttcttttgttcttaacACAAGTGATTTGCTAATTTTTAAAATACGTGTATTATGCACCAACATCAGCCCATGgctgttttattatgttttgaAAGATGTCATTTTAACCTTTAAAGTATGTATGGACATGCTGGTCAAATCAAACTATGTCTTGTGTGTAGTGAGATATAACACATTGGATACATGCTTTGCAAC contains:
- the LOC114786466 gene encoding MORN repeat-containing protein 4-like; amino-acid sequence: MTLTRGSFTYSNGEEYHGEWKEGLRHGLGQLTFADGTCYTGQFENGLFNGYGMLVFLDGSRYEGDFAQGKFQGVGVFTRFDGMRFEGEFKSGCVEGFGLLTSAGEVQGVSVQEGVFENNQLLRREPCQPVVQRAQAAAAKARSLSQ